One segment of Leptospiraceae bacterium DNA contains the following:
- a CDS encoding nucleotidyltransferase substrate binding protein produces the protein MDNQDIRWKQRFQNFESAYLRLKEAMELENLNELERNGLIQRFEFTLDLAWKVLKDFLEEKGFSFKPSPKDTLRLAQESSYIDYAQELIDGLDMRNDLSHDYSGQKFLTHEKKLRNETYLSLKKLYQFFKNPANNE, from the coding sequence ATGGACAACCAAGACATAAGATGGAAACAAAGATTTCAAAATTTTGAAAGTGCCTATTTAAGATTAAAAGAAGCAATGGAATTAGAAAACCTAAATGAATTAGAAAGAAATGGTCTCATTCAAAGATTCGAATTTACGTTAGATCTTGCATGGAAAGTTTTAAAGGACTTTCTAGAAGAAAAAGGATTTTCGTTCAAACCATCACCAAAGGATACATTGCGTTTGGCGCAGGAAAGTAGTTATATTGATTATGCACAGGAGTTAATTGACGGGTTAGATATGAGAAATGATCTTTCGCACGATTATAGTGGACAAAAGTTTTTAACTCATGAAAAAAAATTGAGAAATGAGACTTATTTAAGTTTAAAAAAGCTATATCAATTTTTCAAAAATCCGGCTAATAATGAGTAA
- a CDS encoding RtcB family protein codes for MAISELKGDKVPVKLWTKLDEVESQALTQLKNIASLPWVFRHVAVMPDVHFGIGATVGSVIAMKDAISPAAVGVDIGCGMGAIRTNLKANALPDNLSEIRNKIERAIPVGFNEHKQPKIQSRSLALFSEFRSLHPKVMDLESKAIYQCGTLGGGNHFIELCLDTENTVWMMLHSGSRNIGKTLAEIHISTAKKLSHNTYLPDRDLAVFLAKTPEMEAYRRDLFWAQRYALLNRQTMFELYKKVIKGFFPQVEFEEAILCHHNYVSEETHFGEDVIVTRKGAISAREGEWGIIPGSMGTKSYIVRGLGNPESFHSASHGAGRRMSRTQAKKNYSLEDLEKQTSGVECRKDGGVLDEIPGAYKDIDQVIQNQKDLVKVEFELKQILCVKG; via the coding sequence ATGGCGATTTCAGAACTAAAAGGCGATAAAGTTCCAGTTAAACTCTGGACAAAATTAGACGAAGTAGAATCTCAGGCATTAACTCAATTAAAAAATATAGCTAGTCTTCCTTGGGTCTTCCGTCATGTAGCTGTTATGCCCGACGTTCATTTCGGAATTGGTGCAACAGTGGGTTCAGTAATCGCAATGAAAGATGCGATTAGCCCTGCCGCAGTAGGTGTTGATATTGGTTGCGGAATGGGAGCAATTCGAACGAACCTTAAAGCAAATGCGTTACCCGATAACCTTTCCGAAATTCGAAATAAAATCGAACGAGCAATTCCAGTTGGATTTAATGAACATAAACAACCCAAAATTCAAAGCAGAAGTCTTGCACTTTTCTCCGAATTTCGTTCTCTTCATCCCAAGGTAATGGATTTAGAATCAAAAGCAATTTACCAATGTGGAACGTTAGGCGGTGGAAATCATTTCATAGAACTCTGTTTGGATACGGAAAATACAGTCTGGATGATGTTACATTCAGGTTCACGTAATATCGGTAAAACGCTTGCCGAAATTCATATCAGCACTGCAAAGAAATTGTCGCATAATACCTATTTACCAGATCGAGACCTAGCTGTATTTCTAGCGAAGACTCCCGAAATGGAAGCGTACCGAAGAGATTTATTTTGGGCGCAGAGATATGCACTTTTAAACCGACAAACCATGTTTGAACTTTATAAAAAAGTAATCAAAGGATTTTTCCCACAAGTGGAATTCGAAGAAGCAATTCTATGTCATCATAATTATGTTTCCGAGGAAACCCATTTCGGAGAAGATGTTATCGTTACCCGCAAAGGTGCAATTTCTGCGCGCGAGGGCGAATGGGGTATTATCCCCGGCTCGATGGGAACTAAGTCTTACATTGTGCGCGGTCTAGGAAATCCTGAATCTTTTCACTCTGCCTCTCACGGAGCAGGAAGACGAATGAGTCGAACACAGGCTAAGAAGAATTATTCTCTAGAGGACTTAGAAAAACAAACTTCCGGTGTAGAATGCAGAAAAGATGGGGGAGTTCTAGATGAAATTCCTGGAGCTTACAAAGATATTGATCAAGTAATTCAAAATCAAAAAGATTTAGTGAAAGTTGAGTTCGAACTTAAACAAATTCTTTGTGTAAAGGGATAA
- a CDS encoding nucleotidyltransferase domain-containing protein, whose translation MNQNSFGLATRDLLTIQSILKKYPFITRVNVFGSRAKGNFKKGSDIDLAIMNENVSEDVILKLKTDFEESSLPYHVDIVNYPTLTESTLKEHIDRVGKLIALL comes from the coding sequence ATGAATCAAAATTCTTTTGGTCTTGCGACAAGAGATCTGCTGACCATTCAGAGTATCCTTAAAAAATATCCTTTCATAACGAGAGTCAATGTATTTGGAAGCAGAGCAAAAGGAAATTTTAAAAAAGGAAGCGATATTGATTTAGCAATTATGAATGAGAACGTAAGCGAAGATGTAATTCTCAAACTCAAAACAGATTTCGAGGAAAGTAGTTTACCCTATCATGTGGATATAGTGAATTACCCAACACTTACGGAGTCTACTTTAAAGGAGCATATTGACCGAGTAGGGAAATTGATAGCTCTATTATAA
- a CDS encoding NAD(P)H-dependent oxidoreductase yields MKILGLSGSLSKSSSNMAALKKMATLTPKNVGFNISLHIDQLPHFNPDLDKGEVNTNVKIWRRELSLADGFYISCPEYAHGVPGVFKNALDWVVSSGEFAGKPVAF; encoded by the coding sequence ATGAAAATACTTGGACTGTCTGGAAGTTTAAGTAAAAGCTCATCGAATATGGCAGCCTTAAAAAAAATGGCAACGCTTACACCTAAAAATGTTGGCTTTAATATTAGTTTACATATAGACCAACTTCCTCATTTTAATCCTGATCTAGATAAAGGAGAGGTAAATACAAATGTAAAAATCTGGCGCAGAGAACTTTCATTAGCCGATGGATTTTATATTTCATGTCCTGAATATGCGCACGGTGTTCCAGGGGTTTTTAAGAATGCGCTGGATTGGGTTGTATCGAGTGGAGAATTTGCAGGAAAGCCAGTTGCTTTCTGA